The Oreochromis niloticus isolate F11D_XX linkage group LG13, O_niloticus_UMD_NMBU, whole genome shotgun sequence genome has a window encoding:
- the LOC102082902 gene encoding major histocompatibility complex class I-related gene protein, which translates to MNGFTTFGYNGEDFIAFDKDSETWIALTPEAELAKQDLKTRTEEYKLFHTVTCPSILKNCLKHAESFLNRKVLPSVSLLQTTPSSPVSCHATGFYPNKAMMFWRKDGEEIHEGVVHRDMLLNQDGSFQFHIDLNISSVTPEDWRRYDCVFQLSGNKEEVVIGLKKSLISTNWGKSKMKNNEVNTTPIVVAVVVLLVLIVIGAIGFTVYKKKKEKPLTSSPETDCELSERLNSQTIQDPAHSVDTT; encoded by the exons ATGAATGGTTTCACTACCTTTGGATACAATGGAGAAGACTTCATTGCATTTGACAAAGACTCAGAAACATGGATTGCCTTAACCCCAGAAGCTGAACTCGCcaaacaagatttaaaaacaagaactgaGGAGTATAAGTTGTTTCACACTGTGACTTGTCCTAGTATTTTAAAGAACTGTTTGAAACATGCAGAGAGTTTTCTGAACAGAAAAG TTCTTCCCTCAGTGTCTCTCCTCCAGACAACTCCTTCCTCTCCAGTCAGCTGCCATGCCACAGGTTTCTATCCCAACAAAGCCATGATGTTCTGGAGGAAAGATGGAGAGGAGATTCATGAAGGTGTGGTCCACAGAGATATGCTTCTGAACCAAGATGGAAGCTTCCAATTCCACATTGACTTGAACATTTCATCAGTCACACCTGAAGACTGGAGGAGGTATGACTGTGTGTTTCAGCTCTCTGGTAACAAGGAGGAAGTGGTTATTGGACTGAAGAAATCACTGATCAGTACCAACTGGGGCAAatctaaaatgaaaaataatgaag TGAATACCACTCCCATCGTTGTTGCAGTTGTTGTTCTCCTTGTTCTCATCGTCATTGGTGCCATTGGATTTACTGtttacaaaaagaagaaag aaaaaccTCTTACATCTT CTCCTGAAACTGATTGTGAACTCTCAGAGAGACTAAATTCACAGACCATACAGGACCCTGCACACTCTGTCGACACCACTTAA